The region AAAGAATATCTGCAGGAACATATACGGCTACATGGTCTTTTAGCCCGGACTTTCAAAGAGAGCTACCGCTGCTTTTTAATGAGTCGGTAAGTAAAAAACGCCGTATTCTAATACACGGCGGCAACTATCCAAAGGATACGCTAGGCTGTATTTTAATAGGCACAGAATATAACGAAGTAGGTATTTTAAAAAGCAGAGACAAGTTAAAAGAGCTTATAAATTTAACCCGCGATAACGATTTTAAAGTTGTTATCGTAAATAACAAAGGCATATAAATGAGTATCTTTAGCAAGCCTTTTTTATATGCTATCGGTGCATGCGGATTTTTAACCATATCATTAATCGGTGCAGGAATAAAAATAAGCTCTCTTGCG is a window of Campylobacter anatolicus DNA encoding:
- a CDS encoding DUF5675 family protein; the protein is MKLTIKCFKNINDGTIGEFKLMQGSEVLLSGYTLEQAGQDTTTPNQDKRISAGTYTATWSFSPDFQRELPLLFNESVSKKRRILIHGGNYPKDTLGCILIGTEYNEVGILKSRDKLKELINLTRDNDFKVVIVNNKGI